A window of Haliscomenobacter hydrossis DSM 1100 contains these coding sequences:
- a CDS encoding sensor histidine kinase, which produces MNAEAFKTIREQYFEKLEQEREYVFEINANSTLSQAAEKYQLPLYFLKSVLKEGKTTSNDGNTFYAGIKYNQNNKLYLVVVTAENYYVSHHLRVLRNILFGGMFLIVLITIYLSIYFSKHIFDPIKQITDKVKQISTENIHLRLEEKDTNNNEISELTATFNDLLNRIETAFETQKNFISNASHELSTPLTSIIGEADVALIKERTIEDYQLAMQNILQQAERLDQITKSLLFLAQTGYKGKKIVFEVLRTDEIIWEVKSLIDRLNPQNHIILDLNLLPEDHKRLKIKGNRQLLQLALANILNNACKYSHNKPVIVYLASSDNQVIIVIKDEGVGIPAEEMPYIYDPFFRASNTHLFEGYGIGLPLARNIIKLHEGQLTLSSEVNVGTTVQIKIPIALILKF; this is translated from the coding sequence TTGAATGCGGAAGCCTTTAAAACCATTCGAGAACAATATTTCGAAAAACTGGAACAAGAACGAGAATACGTTTTTGAAATCAATGCCAATTCCACACTATCCCAGGCAGCTGAAAAATACCAATTGCCGCTGTATTTTTTGAAATCCGTACTCAAGGAAGGCAAAACAACAAGTAATGATGGTAATACCTTTTACGCCGGGATTAAATACAACCAAAACAATAAGCTTTATTTGGTCGTCGTAACAGCAGAGAACTACTATGTGTCTCATCACCTCCGGGTATTGAGGAATATACTTTTCGGCGGTATGTTTTTGATTGTGTTGATTACCATTTATTTGTCTATTTATTTTTCAAAACATATTTTCGACCCCATCAAACAGATTACGGATAAGGTAAAGCAAATCAGTACGGAAAATATTCACCTCCGGCTGGAAGAAAAAGATACCAACAACAATGAGATCAGCGAACTGACCGCTACTTTCAATGACTTGCTCAATCGTATTGAAACCGCGTTTGAGACCCAGAAGAATTTTATCAGCAATGCTTCGCATGAATTGAGTACTCCTTTGACGTCAATTATTGGTGAAGCAGACGTTGCCCTCATCAAGGAAAGAACGATTGAAGATTATCAGTTGGCCATGCAAAACATTCTGCAACAGGCCGAGCGATTGGATCAAATCACCAAGTCATTGTTGTTTTTGGCACAAACAGGTTACAAAGGGAAAAAAATCGTTTTTGAGGTGTTGCGCACGGATGAAATCATTTGGGAAGTGAAAAGTTTGATTGATCGATTGAACCCCCAGAATCATATCATACTGGATTTGAACCTTTTACCAGAGGATCACAAACGTTTAAAAATAAAAGGGAACCGCCAATTGTTACAGCTTGCTTTAGCCAATATTCTGAACAATGCATGCAAGTATTCCCACAATAAGCCCGTAATAGTTTATCTCGCCTCAAGCGACAATCAGGTCATCATTGTCATTAAAGATGAAGGTGTCGGTATTCCAGCAGAAGAAATGCCTTACATCTACGATCCATTTTTTAGAGCATCCAATACCCATTTGTTTGAAGGATATGGAATTGGCCTGCCCTTGGCCCGAAACATCATCAAGCTGCACGAGGGTCAACTTACGCTGAGTTCGGAAGTAAACGTCGGTACTACTGTACAAATCAAAATTCCAATTGCACTTATTCTGAAATTCTAA
- a CDS encoding response regulator transcription factor — protein sequence MKKILLVDDEVSVVNFIKKGLADENYEVSVAFDGSTGVKMALEAPFDLIILDIMLPDKNGLEVCKEIRFGNIQTPILFLTALGASENVALGLDMGADDYLVKPFKFIELNARIKALIRRGKSNDSHQQPHTIYTIADLKVDDDAKTVERNASFISLTATEYRLLLVLIKNKGRVLSRVDLLESAWDINFNMETNVVDVYINYLRKKMDTDANNKLIHTVVGMGYVLKEI from the coding sequence ATGAAAAAGATCTTATTGGTTGATGATGAAGTGAGTGTAGTAAACTTCATTAAAAAAGGGCTAGCTGATGAAAACTATGAAGTTTCGGTTGCATTTGATGGTTCTACAGGGGTTAAAATGGCTTTAGAAGCCCCATTTGACCTGATTATACTAGATATCATGTTGCCGGATAAAAACGGTTTGGAAGTATGTAAAGAGATACGTTTTGGTAACATTCAAACCCCGATACTTTTTCTAACCGCATTGGGTGCCTCAGAAAATGTTGCACTGGGATTGGATATGGGGGCCGACGATTACCTCGTAAAACCTTTTAAATTCATTGAGCTAAATGCCAGAATAAAAGCATTGATACGTCGAGGAAAGTCTAATGATAGCCATCAACAACCGCATACCATCTACACCATTGCCGATCTGAAAGTGGATGATGATGCAAAAACCGTGGAACGAAATGCTAGCTTCATTTCGCTAACTGCCACGGAATACCGGTTATTATTGGTGCTGATCAAAAATAAGGGGAGGGTGCTTTCACGCGTAGATTTATTGGAGAGTGCATGGGATATTAATTTCAATATGGAAACCAATGTTGTAGATGTGTACATCAATTATTTGCGAAAAAAAATGGATACGGATGCGAACAATAAACTCATTCATACCGTAGTAGGAATGGGCTACGTACTTAAAGAAATATGA
- a CDS encoding 3-coathanger stack domain-containing protein, with the protein MKQLAYTLVLVLGLFVHSYGQNIRIDRAEAEQQTIKGRFYQEWLMTRDPATGLVPRERLLDAARIARERRKTSNLRSGIIPIYWHERGPSNVGGRTRSLLIDANDPTAKRVWAGSVSGGLWRTDDIDAVAPVWVNIDDYFSNLAITTLAQSPVNPNIMFFGTGEEGQYPPGGVRGMGIWRSMDGGNNWQQLPLLIAGFNAINKIVINSAGLLYVATSSGLFRSADANGNFNAAAPPVLNGNVQDVEIAIDGTVFATVTGDGIHQFRNNIWTRLSDSDFPTTDIGRIELATAPGNANVVYAAYSATSVDSCLNVFVSMDGGQNWTPRTCPAGFGQVCWYAFIMAVDPNNANRIWLGDVNLFHSADGGSTWTQAPNNVHVDHHAIVYRPGNSDEVVFGNDGGVYRSTNATNANPVLTPKNTGYNVTQFYSTALHPVAGSNFMLGGTQDNGTQRFTCAGICATDEPTGADGGFCFVDQDNAKLQISSSQDRRFFLTTDSFATSTTILPEKKAALFITPSDYDDANNILYCSDGPDTLGRVIDIGVSNAPSFDRITQLRGGQISTIKVSPNTAHRILVGTTGGRILRIDNANQPGATTVTLLDSIFNTYVSCIDIEVGNDNHMLATTSSYGRVSIFETKDGGTSWTPVEGDLPDMPVRWALFHPFDADQALIATELGVWTSDDLAGAKTEWFPTNTFGLANVRVDMLQYRSSDHLVAAASHGRGMYTTDYFNLLRTACPPSVMHTGVISSGLYLAKDFIISDGTIAAGESVVYHAGNFIQLKENFRAAPGSFFIAAIQACSMSVVEAPTLSSKADQTSLGPNIADAPSMKCFPNPATYRMRIQLSLPVEVAYNLHVRGLDGRLVNTIVNQTGLGEQWYELDTSSYEPGIYLLLLQTAKGATTEKFVVVK; encoded by the coding sequence ATGAAACAGTTAGCATATACGCTGGTGCTGGTCCTTGGTTTGTTTGTCCACAGTTATGGTCAAAACATCCGCATAGATCGAGCCGAAGCAGAGCAACAAACCATCAAAGGGCGCTTTTATCAGGAATGGTTGATGACCCGAGACCCTGCCACGGGTCTGGTGCCTCGGGAACGCCTGCTCGATGCCGCCCGAATTGCCCGTGAACGCCGCAAAACCAGCAATTTGCGCTCGGGCATTATCCCCATTTATTGGCATGAACGAGGGCCCAGCAATGTGGGTGGCCGTACCCGTTCCTTGCTCATCGACGCCAATGACCCCACTGCCAAACGGGTTTGGGCAGGCAGTGTATCCGGTGGTCTCTGGCGCACTGATGATATTGATGCAGTAGCGCCCGTATGGGTCAACATCGATGATTATTTTTCCAATTTGGCCATTACCACCTTGGCACAAAGCCCGGTAAATCCCAATATCATGTTTTTTGGAACGGGAGAAGAAGGGCAATATCCTCCCGGTGGAGTAAGGGGAATGGGCATTTGGCGCTCAATGGATGGAGGAAACAATTGGCAACAACTCCCACTGTTGATTGCGGGTTTTAATGCCATCAATAAAATTGTGATCAACAGCGCTGGATTGCTCTATGTGGCTACTTCTTCCGGTTTGTTCAGGTCGGCGGATGCCAATGGCAATTTTAATGCGGCAGCGCCTCCCGTGCTGAACGGCAACGTGCAAGACGTCGAAATTGCCATCGATGGTACGGTGTTTGCTACCGTTACCGGAGACGGTATTCACCAATTCAGGAACAATATCTGGACCCGCCTCAGCGATAGCGATTTCCCCACAACGGACATTGGTCGGATCGAATTGGCCACTGCTCCTGGCAATGCCAACGTTGTTTATGCCGCATATTCCGCGACGAGTGTGGACAGTTGCCTCAATGTATTTGTCTCCATGGATGGTGGCCAAAACTGGACACCCCGTACTTGTCCTGCCGGGTTTGGGCAGGTTTGTTGGTATGCCTTCATCATGGCCGTTGACCCCAACAACGCCAACCGCATCTGGCTGGGTGATGTCAATTTGTTCCATTCTGCGGATGGTGGAAGTACCTGGACGCAGGCACCCAACAATGTCCACGTTGATCACCATGCTATCGTGTATCGCCCCGGCAATTCCGATGAAGTTGTTTTTGGGAACGATGGCGGTGTATATCGATCTACGAATGCTACCAACGCAAATCCGGTTTTAACGCCTAAAAATACCGGGTACAACGTTACCCAGTTTTATTCCACGGCGCTGCACCCGGTAGCAGGTTCCAATTTTATGCTCGGTGGCACCCAAGACAATGGCACCCAGCGCTTCACCTGTGCCGGAATCTGTGCAACGGATGAGCCTACCGGAGCGGATGGTGGATTTTGTTTTGTTGATCAGGACAATGCCAAACTCCAGATCAGCAGTTCTCAGGATCGCCGTTTTTTCCTGACGACGGATAGTTTTGCTACGTCAACCACTATTTTGCCCGAAAAAAAGGCAGCTTTGTTCATCACCCCTTCCGACTACGATGATGCCAACAACATCCTTTATTGCTCGGATGGACCGGATACCCTGGGCCGGGTAATCGACATAGGAGTAAGCAATGCCCCCAGCTTTGACCGCATTACACAGCTCCGGGGAGGGCAAATCAGCACCATCAAGGTATCGCCCAATACGGCACATCGTATTCTGGTGGGCACCACAGGTGGAAGAATTTTGCGCATCGACAATGCCAACCAGCCCGGCGCGACCACGGTTACTCTACTCGATTCCATCTTTAATACCTACGTTTCGTGCATCGACATTGAAGTGGGAAACGACAACCACATGCTGGCCACTACCTCTTCCTACGGCCGCGTCAGCATCTTTGAAACCAAAGATGGAGGCACAAGTTGGACTCCGGTAGAGGGCGACCTTCCGGACATGCCCGTGCGTTGGGCCTTGTTTCACCCCTTCGACGCTGACCAGGCTCTAATCGCAACCGAATTAGGGGTTTGGACAAGCGATGACCTGGCGGGTGCAAAAACCGAATGGTTTCCCACCAATACCTTCGGTTTGGCCAACGTGCGGGTGGATATGTTGCAGTACCGTAGTTCCGACCACCTGGTTGCGGCGGCCAGTCATGGCCGGGGCATGTACACGACCGATTATTTCAATTTGCTCAGAACGGCTTGTCCACCGAGTGTCATGCACACCGGAGTCATCTCCAGTGGCCTTTACCTGGCCAAAGATTTCATCATTTCGGATGGAACGATTGCGGCAGGGGAAAGTGTGGTGTACCACGCCGGGAACTTCATCCAATTGAAAGAAAATTTCCGGGCTGCCCCAGGCAGTTTCTTTATTGCGGCCATTCAGGCGTGCAGCATGAGTGTGGTAGAAGCGCCAACCTTGAGCAGCAAGGCGGATCAAACTTCATTGGGCCCAAACATCGCTGATGCCCCCAGCATGAAGTGTTTCCCCAATCCTGCGACCTACCGGATGCGCATACAGCTCAGTTTGCCCGTTGAAGTTGCGTACAACCTCCATGTGCGCGGCCTGGATGGAAGGCTGGTCAATACAATTGTGAACCAAACTGGTCTTGGCGAACAGTGGTACGAATTGGACACTTCTTCCTATGAACCAGGGATCTATTTGCTGTTGTTGCAAACGGCAAAGGGTGCTACTACCGAAAAATTTGTGGTGGTGAAATAA